A section of the Lepus europaeus isolate LE1 chromosome 10, mLepTim1.pri, whole genome shotgun sequence genome encodes:
- the BPIFB2 gene encoding BPI fold-containing family B member 2 yields MASARGLGLLLLLLLPTIGKGGPSTVVRINQAALSYVSDVGKAALQQALRVTVPSLLDLDESGEVLRATRIQLLRVRVSSLHLRLLAELGLRLSAAANFTFQVLRVTEPLELTLPVVLQADAHVAQGSIGTPVVSVSACSSVFGTATMPGAKNSPSPALLARVQTHIQAAMNSKLCLRVSNLVQDLNVHLGTLIGLTPVGPESQIRYTMVSVPTVTSDDISLDIDAALFLLGTPIVLPEDTTPFALPRHGGARDAMATVGLSQHLFDSALLLLQKAGALNLDVTGQLNSANNPLNTSVLGQLIPEVAHQFPEPMPLVLKVQLGATPVVTLHTNNATLRLQPLVEVLAMASNSAFQSLFSLDVVVNLSLQLSVSKVKLQGTTSVLGDVQVTVASSNVGSIDPAQVHLLMGTVFEKPLLDHLNALLGMGIALPSVVNLCYSNPEVFVHEGYVVISSGLLYQH; encoded by the exons TGTCGGACGTCGGGAAGGCCGCTCTGCAGCAGGCCCTGCGGGTCACCGTCCCTTCTCTCCTGGACCTGGACGAGAGCGGCGAGGTGCTGCGGGCCACCAG GATCCAGCTCCTGAGGGTCCGCGTGTCCAGCCTGCACCTGCGGCTCCTCGCTGAGCTGGGGCTGCGCTTGTCGGCAGCGGCCAACTTTACTTTCCAGGTCCTTCG GGTCACAGAGCCCCTGGAGCTGACACTGCCCGTGGTCCTGCAGGCCGACGCCCACGTGGCCCAGGGCTCCATCGGGACCCCCGTGGTCAGTGTCTCGGCCTGCTCCTCTGTCTTCGGCACTGCCACCATGCCTGGTGCCAAAAACAG ccccagccctgcgctGCTGGCCCGCGTGCAGACGCACATCCAAGCCGCGATGAACAGCAAG CTCTGTCTCAGGGTCTCCAACCTGGTGCAGGACCTCAACGTGCACCTGGGCACTTTGATTG GTCTCACCCCCGTGGGTCCCGAGTCCCAGATCCGCTACACCATGGTCAGCGTGCCCACTGTCACCAGTGACGACATCTCCTTGGATATCGAC GCTGCTCTCTTCCTGCTGGGCACGCCCATTGTCCTGCCTGAGGACACCACCCCCTTCGCATTGCCGCGGCACGGGGGTGCCCGGGACGCCATGGCCACCGTGGGCCTCTCCCAGCACCTGTTTGACTCTgccctcctgctgctgcagaaGGCTGGCGCCCTCAACCTGGACGTCACCGGGCAGCTG AACTCGGCTAACAACCCGCTGAACACATCTGTGCTGGGCCAGCTCATCCCCGAG GTGGCCCACCAGTTCCCAGAGCCCATGCCCCTGGTGCTCAAGGTGCAGCTAGGTGCCACGCCCGTGGTCACGCTGCACACCAACAATGCCACGCTGCGGCTGCAGCCCTTGGTCGAGGTCCTGGCCATGGCCTCCAACTCGGCTTTCCAGTCCCTCTTCTCCCTGGACGTG GTAGTGAACCTGAGCCTCCAGCTGTCCGTGTCCAAGGTGAAGCTCCAGGGGACCACGTCCGTGCTGGG ggACGTCCAGGTCACTGTGGCCTCCTCCAACGTGGGCTCCATCGAT CCGGCTCAAGTGCACTTGCTCATGGGCACGGTGTTTGAGAAGCCTCTGCTGGACCACCTCAACG cTCTCTTGGGCATGGGCATTGCCCTCCCCAGTGTGGTCAACCTCTGCTACAGCAACCCTGAGGTCTTTGTCCACGAG GGCTACGTGGTGATATCCAGTGGACTCCTCTACCAGCACTGA